Part of the Priestia aryabhattai genome, ATATAATTCAATAATGAAATCTTTAAGTACTTCATTAACGTTAGGGAGGTATAGTTGTGGAAACAAGGAGTATTTTAATTGCATTAATTGGTGCCTGGTTTATTCTCGCACCTTGGGTTGTTGGTTTTTCAGATCAATCAGGAGCTTTGTGGTCAAGTATAATCTTTGGAATCATTCAGATTATCGTATCATTGTGGGTCTGTAACAAACCTGGTTGGACTTCATGGCAGAACTGGGTTTCAGTGCTTACTGGTGTCTGGTTTGTAATTTTTCCGTTTATTTATTCATTAACAAACGAAGAAATTTGGTCGAGTATAATACTTGGGATAATCACTATTATATTGAGCTTATTAAACTTGGGATCTAATTCTAAAAGTTTCGATTAAAAAGTTAAATGAATATTGTTCAATATTTTAGGCATCTATGAAAATCCTTGCAATAGAGCAGAAAAAGACTATCCCTTTTCACTGGGAAAAGATAGTCTTTTTCTGTTTTCAAGTTGTATAGTACCGATGCAGAGCCTTTAAAGGCTCGATTATGTCGAATAAGAGACATAACAGTTCGAAAAAGCAAAGTCCACAATTTAGCCCTCCCCTGTTTGATAATTCGTGTTTGTCTTTATACTTTCCTGGGCTAGATTCTCGCAGATTTAATCCCGCGTATTTTAAAATTTGGTGTGCATTATCAAATTTTTTAATATCACCTAACTCAGAATAAAGTTCAATAACAATTACCATCTCAACACCAGTTACAATCAGTATTTCAGCAATACCCGAAAGGGTGAGAACGGGTTTTTCTAAGCCTTCTTCTAGTGCACATATTTCTTCTGTCAGCATCTTATATCGTTTAATATTTATGGCTATTTCTCGTTGTACCATCTGTAGTCCAACGGTTAATCCTATTGAACATACAGCGGCTTCTTGAAGTCGCTGTATGCGTTTGAAACCTGGTCACTGAACACTTCCATGAGTGGACCATATCTCTGCTACCCTTTCGGATGTCTTTCGATTAAGTTGAACTAGGAGAGGAATATACTCTAGTGTAGCCAAGTCCTTCTCTCCATTCCGGTTCTTAAAAACGGTTAAAAACTCTGGAAAATACTTATCCAACCAAATTATGCCTCCGTCCTTGTAGAGCTTGTAAATCACCTACAATTTGATTCCTGCCTCCACTTCCACGTTTTGATCTATTGGTAAACGAGGATAAGAAAATCAATCACCTTTTATCAGTTGAGCGATAACTCTAGCATCCTTAATATCATTTTTCGTTGGAGAGTTTTCATTGAGCTCTTTACTTCGCTTAACGTGTAGAGGATTAGCGCCTCCCAAGGAGACAAGTCTCTCCTTTAGTGTATAGGCTAGATTTAATCAGTAATACCAACACAAACATCAGCTTTCTCATGTTTGTGTTGCACCTCCTCCATCCAGACAAAGCAAGTATCAAACCCTTCTTTTGTATTCGTGGAGGTAAGAGATTTTCCTAAAACCTTTCCTCGACCATCTTGCGCACGAGCAACATGCTTAAATTTAGCAATATCCACTCCTATAATTAGTGTATGGGGTGTAACTTGATTTAACTTTTTGGGTACAATTCATAAGAGTTCTCCTTGAATAATGAACTGAAGTCATGGCAATGACCTTCTGCCTCATATTAAGGGGACTCTTTTATTTCAAGACACCAAGTAATTTCAAACAGGAATGCTAGTTGTAGAGGTAAATAATATAACCTGAAAGACTTCCCCTTCTTATAATTTGTTTATATGAATTTTTTAGTAACACAGACCAAGCAACCCGGTCATATGCTGATGAATGAAAAATGAAAGGTTGTGAATAAATGAACTATTATGTTTATATTCCATATTGTCCACTGATATATCTATATCAATCACCTGATCATAAATACAGAAATTCAAATCCTGGAGACATGTATTATACTCACCCTAATTATTTCGATTATCGTTTCTATTCTGTTCCAACTTATCATGAAATAGGATGCCAAATTGACAAAAGGATAGTTAGAAAAGAAAAAGGTAACCTAGATCTCGATACTTCATCAAATTGTGATTCAGATCCTGATACTTCATCAAATCGTGATTCAGATCTTGATACTTCATCAAATTGTGATTCAGATCCTGATACTTCATCAAATCGTGATTCAGATCTTGATACTTCATCAAATTGTGATTCGGATCTTGATACTTCATCAAATCGTGATTCAGATCTTGATACTTCATCAAATCGTGATTCAGATCTTGATACTTCATCAAATCATGGTCCATATGGTGATATATCTCTAATATATCAACAGATGATTCATTCAAAAATAATACATCCAATGGGTCTAAATAAAAAATCATAAACGAAAAAGTAATTGCCGAAAAGGGGGATAAGTTATAAAAAAGGATAGTATCCTTTTTTATATAATTACTTACTATGCAATTAGCGTAGACAAAACTCATAATATTGTAAAAAAATAAAAAAACTAATCTATATATTGAGCAAACTAAAAAAGACGCTGCGAGACAGCTACTCAAAATCCTTGATGCAATAGGGAAAGAAAAGCCTATCCCTTTAGATTATATATGCTATACAAAGTCAATTAAGTCGGGTAAGCGAAGGGCATCGCTGCCCCTCGGAACCATACGTGAGCCTTTCAACTCATACGTCTCAAGCCTCTCATTGCAGGTCTATTTGCTGTCGTATCCTTTACCTTCTGTCACATCGTTTGATCTTGCGATCCCTCTATTGTTTACACAGATGACAAAGGGCTTACCAAGTTTCTCATCTTATAGATACAACCAGGTTAGGTGGGTTCTTTACTCCAGGCAGGATAAGGAACGCGTCACAGTAGCATTATGAATCTACTTTTCCTCTTGTCAATACCCAAGCAAATCCGTGTACGACCTTGAGCTAACTGTTACGGAGCTTATAAAATTTACTTTCGTTCACCATACTCGTCTTCCCCTAGCGGTGTTCAGGGCCGTGCACTGACTCTCTTTTTCCCCATTTCCGCATGCAACCCACAATCCCATTACTACACCCGCAGTTTTGTACAGGGATAGTTTTTGTGTCTAAACTAGTACTCTATAAGTCACACTATATAAAAGCGACTTCTTGTCGCACCATAATCACAGTTATAGGTAGTTAATACATCTAGAATTCTACAAAAATATCCTCCAGTCAAGTAGTCTGGAGGATATTCGTATTTAAATAATCATTCCTACAAGAATTCACACAAAATGAAACCCCTTTAGCTCCCAAGAGGCTTACTCTTATCTATTAATAACTGTACATCGTCTTGCACCTCTACGGATTAAACGCTCAGCTTCTCTCAATGAAATTGGAACAAGTACAGCTTTATCAACATCGTTTTCCACATCAAAAACCACAAATGCTTCCCCACCTGCGATTAAAACACAAATAAATTCTACTTCTAAATCATCACAAGACCTAGGAAGAGAATTAACAATAGTACAACGTTGAATACCTCCTGCTAACAATATTCTAGCCTCTTGCTCAGATATTCGAATAAAAACAAATTCCTCTATTGCTACATTTCCAAATTCCACTTCAATTTCTACTAGAAGAAAGAATCTGTTTCCAATTTTCACTATACAATTTGCTCCAATCGAAATAATATCTTCTATATTCATTCTTTTCACCACCTTTAATACTATAGAATGCAAAAAGACGTAAAAACGTGTGGACAAACATAATCGGTAATGTGTGAATTTTATTTAGTTTAAATACCTAAAGTCAGGCTCGTTTTTAGATATAAGTTCATATCGATTCTCTCTTTAAACATATAGTGTGTTTATACAATGCACAACGATATCCTTGCTTTCTTGCAAGTTTCATCCTGTCTAGCGTATTTTCATGATTAAAGACCTTTCGGTCTCTCTTTTTCCAATACTCTGTTATACACGTATCATTTGGGCTATTTTAATTCTAATCTCATAGGACAAGCATACAAACACTTTTTCAATTAATGAGTATATTAATATAGAAAAAATAAAAAGGTGAGTGATTACAATAAAAAAGTATTATTTAGATTATAACTCTGAAGATGATAGCTATTATGTAGATGAATCATATCCTCAATACAGAAATAACAATGATCATAAAAAGAATAAAGAACCTGAGAAGATTTGTTTTAACATTAACATTCACAATAATCTAGCAAATCAAGGTGGGAATGCTGGAGTTAGAGAAAATGCAGAAACAGGCGGACAAATTAGTGGAAATGCTGGGCAAAACGCAAATCAAGGCGGGCAAATTGCTAAAAAGGGTGGACAAAACGCAAACCAGGAAGGTCAGGTCGCCAGCAAGGGTGGAAAAAACAAACTAAAAGAATTTAATTTAGAAGAGGAAATGGAAGACGAGTAAAAAACCCAAATTAACTTAATTTAAGTAGACTACTCAAGACGCCGTGAGGCATCCAATAATCAAACACGAATCTCTTCTTCAAGAGCAGAAAATCAACCTTTAGGACTCAGAGGTTGGTTTTCTGTTTTTTAAGATGACTATGATATACAACCTTAGTTAACATAATGTACGTTATCTGTAATTGCTATATATACAGTAAGGACAAATAAAAAAAGCTAGCATGAAGCTAACTTTTTAAAATAGGAAATAAAGCTAAATAATAATTAAAATAAAAATGATGTTTAATTATTAGCAACCACCACCAAAGCCTCCGCCAAAACAAGAAGCGCCAATAATGATTAATAAAATGAATAGTACAATGATTAAGGCAAAGCCACCCCCACAGCCGCCTCCGCCATAGCCGTAACCGCCGCCATAACCACAGCCGCCGTAACCACAGCCGCCGTAACCTCCAAAAAAGCCCATATTTCCACCCCCTATATGCTTAATACTTTTAAGATATGTATAAAAAGTGAAAATGCTCGCCCATACTCTGCACTGATAGAAATAACAGGATTTTTGTAGATATATATAAACCCTTTAGATTACTTTACATAGAATGAATGAACCATCCCATTGAATCCCAGTAGATCAGTTACCCTCCCTAACGGATTTGCAGTTGTTAAAAAACAGAAAAACTCCCTGCCGCCTGGAAGTTTTTCTGTTTTTTTAGATGTATATCATATATATGTTTATTTAAAATAATGGATTTTATTGGGGTTAATTATCTGAAAAGGTTTTGAATATTATTAGAGAAGGCACTAGGAATGCCACTTCGATAAAGCCATTTCTTTTTTTGACTTTGTAAATTATGAAGGTGAAAAATAAAGTTAAAAGGATTCTAAGTTTGAGACGAAAATTATTCGAACTACATCATATTCCTTTATTTCCCTTTAG contains:
- a CDS encoding IS110 family transposase; the protein is MDIAKFKHVARAQDGRGKVLGKSLTSTNTKEGFDTCFVWMEEVQHKHEKADVCVGITD
- a CDS encoding MSCRAMM family adhesin SdrC, with amino-acid sequence MNYYVYIPYCPLIYLYQSPDHKYRNSNPGDMYYTHPNYFDYRFYSVPTYHEIGCQIDKRIVRKEKGNLDLDTSSNCDSDPDTSSNRDSDLDTSSNCDSDPDTSSNRDSDLDTSSNCDSDLDTSSNRDSDLDTSSNRDSDLDTSSNHGPYGDISLIYQQMIHSKIIHPMGLNKKS
- a CDS encoding transposase, with amino-acid sequence MVQREIAINIKRYKMLTEEICALEEGLEKPVLTLSGIAEILIVTGVEMVIVIELYSELGDIKKFDNAHQILKYAGLNLRESSPGKYKDKHELSNRGGLNCGLCFFELLCLLFDIIEPLKALHRYYTT
- the yjcZ gene encoding sporulation protein YjcZ, coding for MGFFGGYGGCGYGGCGYGGGYGYGGGGCGGGFALIIVLFILLIIIGASCFGGGFGGGC
- a CDS encoding SPW repeat protein yields the protein METRSILIALIGAWFILAPWVVGFSDQSGALWSSIIFGIIQIIVSLWVCNKPGWTSWQNWVSVLTGVWFVIFPFIYSLTNEEIWSSIILGIITIILSLLNLGSNSKSFD